A stretch of the Bacillus sp. BGMRC 2118 genome encodes the following:
- a CDS encoding L,D-transpeptidase family protein, giving the protein MYKLDIGRMEMKKVALVLVLLFTSLFMSNTAFASSGTQLIIINKKTNKLAFYDNGALVRTFSVATGRENSLTPEGTFEIVNKIKNRPYYTKNIPGGDPANPLGDRWLGLNARGTYGTTYAIHGNNNANSIGKYVSSGCVRMHNEEVRWLFDQVKLYTKVIITNSNDTFAKIAANSGYFTNGWEQLDGKWYYYVNGVAKTGWQSIGNTWYYFNNNGSMKTGWLLDGGKWYYLNSSGTIKTGWHSEGGQWFYLEPSGVMKTGWYNEAGKWYYLTSSGAMARGWVKDAGHWYYMNSSGVMTTGWIPDGGHWYYLSSSGAMAKGWVKDAGHWYYLNTSGVMEKGWIKDAGSWYYLNSSGAMQTGWINEGDSTYYLASSGAMQTGWKEVDQKWYYFYDNGVKAVNTTIDGYQLGPDGARMGADYLALGDSLAAGQTPYGEDALGYPDYLAEHFSSSYQLIDFDNLGKSGYTSRQLREDVLNNEAVRAEIREASHITIDIGANDIFPLLLTDVTQVGTAIEEVSKNLDTILKTIDELNPTVDVYVMGYYNPIPYYPEDQQAQLYPLLQAFNTKLAEQAHTNGDGFISTESIIASNYQEYLPNQQDVHLSQQGYQAIASEFWRVISGN; this is encoded by the coding sequence ATGTATAAACTAGATATTGGGAGGATGGAAATGAAAAAGGTTGCGTTAGTTCTTGTATTATTGTTCACTTCTTTATTCATGTCGAATACTGCATTTGCAAGTAGCGGCACGCAGTTAATTATTATTAATAAAAAAACTAACAAACTAGCATTCTATGATAACGGTGCACTAGTAAGAACGTTTAGTGTTGCGACAGGAAGAGAAAATTCTCTAACTCCTGAGGGTACCTTTGAGATTGTAAATAAGATAAAAAATCGGCCATATTATACGAAGAATATTCCTGGTGGTGATCCAGCTAATCCACTTGGAGATCGTTGGTTAGGGTTAAATGCAAGAGGTACATATGGGACAACCTATGCGATTCATGGGAATAATAATGCAAACTCGATCGGAAAATATGTTTCTTCGGGCTGTGTCAGAATGCACAATGAGGAAGTTCGATGGTTATTTGATCAAGTGAAATTGTACACAAAGGTTATTATTACAAATAGCAATGATACTTTTGCCAAGATTGCAGCTAATAGTGGTTACTTTACGAACGGCTGGGAGCAGTTGGATGGTAAGTGGTATTATTATGTGAACGGTGTTGCTAAGACAGGCTGGCAAAGCATCGGAAATACGTGGTATTACTTCAATAATAATGGATCAATGAAGACAGGTTGGCTGTTAGATGGAGGAAAGTGGTATTACTTAAATTCGTCAGGAACAATAAAAACAGGCTGGCATAGTGAAGGTGGTCAATGGTTCTACCTGGAGCCATCGGGTGTTATGAAAACAGGCTGGTATAATGAAGCGGGTAAATGGTATTATCTAACGTCATCAGGCGCAATGGCTAGAGGCTGGGTGAAAGATGCAGGTCACTGGTATTACATGAATTCTTCAGGTGTGATGACTACAGGTTGGATTCCTGACGGCGGACATTGGTACTATTTATCATCATCAGGTGCAATGGCTAAAGGTTGGGTAAAAGATGCAGGTCACTGGTATTATCTAAATACATCTGGAGTAATGGAAAAGGGCTGGATTAAAGATGCAGGTTCATGGTATTACCTAAACTCATCTGGCGCGATGCAAACAGGCTGGATAAATGAAGGAGATTCAACCTATTATCTTGCATCATCAGGTGCAATGCAAACAGGCTGGAAAGAAGTAGATCAAAAATGGTATTACTTCTACGATAATGGTGTAAAAGCAGTTAATACGACAATTGATGGTTATCAATTAGGTCCAGATGGAGCGCGTATGGGTGCAGATTACTTAGCATTGGGTGATTCTCTAGCAGCTGGTCAAACACCATATGGGGAAGATGCATTAGGATATCCAGATTACTTAGCTGAACATTTCTCCTCTTCATACCAATTAATTGATTTTGATAACCTTGGGAAGTCCGGGTATACCTCTCGTCAATTAAGAGAAGATGTTCTGAACAATGAAGCAGTAAGAGCAGAAATCAGGGAAGCAAGTCATATTACAATAGACATTGGTGCAAACGATATATTCCCGTTATTGTTAACAGATGTGACGCAAGTAGGAACAGCAATTGAAGAAGTGAGTAAGAACTTGGATACTATTTTAAAGACAATTGATGAATTGAATCCAACAGTTGATGTGTATGTAATGGGCTACTACAATCCAATTCCATACTATCCAGAGGATCAGCAAGCACAGCTCTATCCGTTATTGCAAGCGTTCAACACAAAGCTAGCGGAGCAAGCACATACAAACGGAGATGGTTTCATTTCAACAGAGTCCATTATTGCTAGTAACTATCAGGAATACCTTCCTAATCAGCAAGATGTTCACTTAAGTCAACAAGGCTATCAAGCCATTGCTAGTGAATTCTGGAGAGTTATTTCAGGTAACTAA
- a CDS encoding N-acetylmuramoyl-L-alanine amidase family protein, giving the protein MVGWLNVDGKWHYLDGNGALKTGWFKDGNWYYLDVNSGQMLTGWLKDGGYWYYLEGSGAMKKGWVHWAGDWYYLASSGNMKTGWFYADGAWYYANPSGTLAVNTVVDGYELSSSGAWIQE; this is encoded by the coding sequence ATGGTTGGATGGTTAAATGTTGATGGGAAATGGCACTATTTAGACGGAAATGGAGCTTTAAAGACAGGTTGGTTTAAAGATGGGAACTGGTACTATCTTGATGTAAACTCTGGACAAATGTTGACAGGTTGGCTAAAAGACGGAGGCTACTGGTACTACCTTGAAGGCAGTGGTGCAATGAAAAAGGGCTGGGTACATTGGGCAGGTGACTGGTATTACTTAGCAAGTAGCGGCAATATGAAAACTGGCTGGTTCTACGCAGATGGTGCATGGTATTATGCAAATCCGAGCGGGACATTAGCTGTTAATACTGTAGTTGATGGATACGAATTAAGCTCAAGTGGTGCTTGGATTCAAGAATAA
- a CDS encoding N-acetylmuramoyl-L-alanine amidase, which translates to MNSYKKVFLLLLVVTLTIGPFSTTSYAGTTGWVSKGGNWYFYQNDKPAKGWVVESGKWYYFNSSTSIMQTGWVKDHNKWYYLNSSGAMQTGWIKDRNTWYFLNSSGAMQTGWINDRNTWYFLNSSGAMQTGWITENGKRYYLQSNGAMQTGWVTSDTSRFYLTQSGAAAIGPYDINGVTYLFNQQGSLLSGWYTLEGVKYYSNTDGSVYSGWLTDQEQTYYVHLNGTVAVGPTVIENKTYLFNEDGVLVTGWNTVNGIKYYANSNGEIQTNWLSDQEHTYYFHPNGEAASGPTLIDNVMYLFSEDGVLSTGWHTINKNKYYANAEGIVHTGWLLDQNKTFYFLSDGRLATNTIFTADNTSYFADQDGNLKKGWILQLGSWYYFQDDFKMKTGWYQEGTQRYYLNSDGKMQVGWGLIEGNWYLFNSSGALMTGWQNLGGYWYYLNDSGVMLTGWKELNGHWYYLQNSGVMTIGWTTVDGKNYFFNQNGIWDPSPGKFAGKKIVIDPGHGGHDPGAIGGGYYEKNITLDVSLQLKNLLEQHDAWVYMTRNSDTYPSLSERVVFSNSTKPDAFISIHVNSTTDPSVNGIETFYNSVAGAKPTESKLLASDIQSAVIAGTGAKSRGVKDRDFTVIRGNQTAAVLFEMGFISNEAERTNIVNKSYQISIVNGLFNGLYNYMY; encoded by the coding sequence TTGAATTCTTACAAAAAAGTTTTTCTACTTCTTTTGGTTGTTACCCTAACCATAGGACCCTTCTCCACTACCTCATATGCTGGAACTACAGGATGGGTATCAAAGGGAGGGAATTGGTATTTCTACCAAAATGACAAACCTGCAAAAGGATGGGTAGTAGAAAGTGGGAAGTGGTACTACTTCAATAGTAGTACTAGCATCATGCAGACTGGCTGGGTTAAAGATCATAACAAATGGTATTACTTAAATTCTAGTGGCGCTATGCAAACGGGTTGGATTAAAGACCGTAACACTTGGTATTTCTTAAACTCCAGTGGTGCCATGCAAACGGGGTGGATTAACGATCGCAACACTTGGTATTTCTTAAACTCCAGTGGTGCCATGCAAACAGGATGGATTACTGAAAATGGTAAGCGTTATTACCTACAATCAAACGGGGCTATGCAAACAGGTTGGGTGACTTCCGATACGAGTCGCTTTTATTTAACACAAAGTGGAGCTGCTGCAATTGGTCCTTATGATATTAATGGCGTAACCTATCTCTTTAATCAACAAGGTTCCTTACTTTCTGGCTGGTACACACTAGAAGGTGTTAAATATTATTCAAATACTGATGGCTCAGTTTATAGCGGTTGGTTAACAGATCAAGAGCAAACGTATTACGTCCACCTAAATGGAACAGTTGCTGTTGGCCCAACTGTAATTGAGAATAAAACCTATTTATTTAATGAAGACGGTGTGTTAGTTACAGGTTGGAATACAGTTAACGGCATTAAGTACTACGCTAATTCAAATGGAGAAATACAAACAAACTGGCTATCTGACCAGGAGCATACGTACTATTTCCATCCAAATGGTGAGGCTGCCTCAGGTCCAACCTTAATTGACAATGTCATGTATCTTTTTAGTGAAGACGGTGTTCTCTCAACTGGATGGCACACGATTAACAAGAATAAATATTATGCGAATGCTGAAGGGATCGTTCATACAGGTTGGCTCCTTGATCAAAATAAGACATTCTACTTCTTATCTGATGGGAGATTGGCAACTAATACGATTTTCACCGCAGACAATACTTCATATTTTGCTGATCAAGATGGGAACCTGAAAAAGGGATGGATTCTTCAACTTGGTTCGTGGTATTACTTTCAAGATGATTTCAAAATGAAAACCGGTTGGTACCAAGAGGGTACACAACGATACTACTTGAACAGTGATGGTAAAATGCAAGTAGGATGGGGGTTAATCGAAGGAAATTGGTATTTGTTCAACTCTAGTGGTGCGTTAATGACGGGTTGGCAAAACCTTGGTGGCTATTGGTATTACTTAAACGATTCTGGAGTAATGCTGACCGGATGGAAAGAATTAAATGGCCATTGGTATTACCTTCAAAATTCTGGTGTGATGACAATTGGCTGGACAACAGTTGACGGAAAGAATTATTTCTTCAATCAAAATGGCATTTGGGATCCATCCCCTGGGAAATTCGCTGGGAAAAAAATTGTAATTGATCCGGGACATGGAGGACATGACCCAGGTGCAATAGGTGGAGGGTATTATGAGAAGAATATTACCCTTGATGTTTCATTACAATTAAAAAACCTACTTGAACAGCACGATGCGTGGGTGTACATGACTCGAAACTCTGACACATATCCATCACTTAGTGAACGAGTTGTATTTTCCAATTCTACAAAACCGGATGCATTTATAAGCATTCATGTAAACTCAACAACTGATCCATCTGTAAACGGGATTGAAACGTTTTACAACTCAGTGGCAGGAGCAAAACCAACAGAAAGCAAACTTCTTGCAAGTGATATCCAAAGTGCTGTCATTGCAGGAACTGGTGCAAAAAGCAGAGGCGTAAAAGACAGAGATTTCACCGTCATACGAGGTAATCAAACTGCAGCTGTACTTTTTGAAATGGGCTTCATCTCAAATGAAGCAGAAAGAACAAATATCGTTAATAAAAGCTATCAAATTAGTATTGTGAATGGATTGTTTAACGGATTGTATAATTATATGTATTAA
- a CDS encoding L,D-transpeptidase family protein, with protein sequence MRSITGIILVFLCLFIIPSESEANEGNQLIIINKRTNQLAFFENGNLVRQFKVATGRSTDLTPEGTFQIVNKIKNRPYYKEGIPGGDPKNPLGDRWLGLNARGTYGTTYAIHGNANPASIGTYASSGCVRMYDEEVRWLFDQVNLYTTVYITNSSKSFESIAISKEYMTYSKLKSVTTNADGPQPKNTTISVSANKEGSVESLYKFLIHDGTEWKTIQDFSHSKSLKWNPTKEGTYRIKAQIKSMVSDKEYDDEKELSFDIYIPAELTLISLNEEGPYSTNEEISISTETNQSKNEIQYSVFDGEKWSVIQEYSDAATFTWKPTKPGDYKVRVQARHKLSHQKADEEKELSLTVFEPATLTSVSTDKESPQKVNSPITIIGVSEDDTKTLFKVSVFDGDTWTLLQDYQQNPFVSWQPSKSGEYSVKVQARHEQSKRDFDSEMVIDYSIFEPANLTNLKLTSKGIQKNNHPLRLQASADITTGVEFRFSLYNGSQWRELQDYSNTNILNWTPTQSGFYKIKIETRHIHSGQQYDDTTEVPILVYNSTLYSMPAVLTPKPRIKMKDVLKIKGLPRRSRRKKNW encoded by the coding sequence ATGCGTAGTATTACTGGTATTATACTTGTTTTTTTATGTTTGTTTATCATCCCTTCCGAATCAGAAGCTAATGAGGGTAACCAGTTAATTATCATTAATAAGAGGACCAATCAATTAGCTTTTTTTGAAAACGGAAATCTTGTAAGGCAATTTAAAGTGGCAACAGGCAGGAGCACTGATTTGACTCCAGAGGGGACCTTTCAAATTGTGAATAAAATAAAGAATCGTCCCTATTATAAAGAAGGAATCCCTGGTGGTGATCCAAAGAATCCATTAGGTGATCGTTGGTTAGGCCTTAATGCCCGTGGAACTTATGGTACGACATATGCTATACACGGAAATGCAAATCCCGCTTCTATTGGGACATATGCAAGCTCCGGATGTGTAAGAATGTATGATGAAGAGGTGCGGTGGCTATTTGACCAAGTCAATCTGTATACAACTGTATATATAACGAATTCGTCGAAATCATTCGAGTCAATTGCTATATCCAAAGAATATATGACATACAGTAAATTGAAATCTGTGACAACCAATGCTGATGGCCCTCAGCCTAAAAATACTACTATTTCCGTTTCAGCTAACAAGGAAGGATCAGTGGAATCTTTGTATAAATTCCTTATACATGACGGTACAGAATGGAAGACCATTCAAGATTTTTCTCATTCTAAAAGTCTAAAGTGGAATCCTACGAAAGAAGGGACTTATCGTATCAAAGCTCAAATAAAGAGTATGGTATCGGATAAAGAATATGATGATGAAAAAGAACTATCATTTGATATATACATTCCCGCTGAATTAACGCTCATCTCTTTAAATGAAGAAGGACCATATTCTACAAATGAAGAGATCTCGATTTCTACAGAAACAAACCAGTCTAAAAATGAAATTCAATACTCGGTCTTTGATGGAGAAAAGTGGTCGGTCATACAAGAATACTCTGATGCTGCCACTTTTACTTGGAAACCCACGAAACCAGGTGACTATAAAGTAAGAGTTCAGGCACGTCATAAGCTATCCCATCAAAAGGCGGATGAAGAGAAGGAACTCTCACTTACAGTTTTTGAACCTGCAACATTAACCAGCGTTTCTACCGATAAAGAAAGTCCGCAAAAAGTCAATTCCCCTATTACTATTATTGGAGTTTCAGAAGATGATACAAAAACTCTTTTTAAAGTTTCTGTATTTGACGGAGATACATGGACTCTTTTACAAGACTATCAACAAAACCCGTTCGTAAGCTGGCAACCTAGCAAGTCTGGAGAATATTCAGTTAAGGTTCAAGCGAGACACGAACAGAGTAAACGCGATTTTGACTCAGAGATGGTTATTGATTATTCAATCTTTGAACCAGCGAACTTAACGAACCTAAAGTTAACTAGTAAAGGAATACAAAAAAACAATCATCCTCTCAGACTACAAGCATCTGCAGACATTACTACAGGTGTAGAATTCAGATTCTCCCTATACAATGGCTCACAGTGGCGTGAACTTCAAGACTACTCAAATACGAATATACTTAACTGGACACCCACTCAATCAGGTTTCTATAAAATTAAAATTGAAACGAGACATATACATTCCGGACAGCAATACGATGATACTACAGAAGTACCTATACTTGTTTACAACTCTACCTTATATTCGATGCCTGCAGTATTAACCCCAAAACCGAGAATAAAGATGAAGGATGTCCTTAAAATTAAAGGCTTGCCAAGGCGGAGTAGACGAAAGAAAAATTGGTAA